One window from the genome of Pseudomonadota bacterium encodes:
- the ispG gene encoding flavodoxin-dependent (E)-4-hydroxy-3-methylbut-2-enyl-diphosphate synthase: MVALQDIIRHKTKAVTVGNVMVGGDAPVIVQSMTNTDTEDAQATAAQVKELARAGSEIVRITVNTEAAAAAVPVIKDLLLKDGIDVPLVGCFHYNGHKLLSEYPACAEALDKYRINPGNVGFGKKRDGQFEMMIEAAVRHNRPVRIGVNWGSLDQKMLAALMDENGQSADPKSADEVMREALVRSALDSAAQAEEIGLKREQIILSAKVSRVQDLITVYRALAERSDYALHLGLTEAGMGRKGLIASATAMSVLLQEGIGDTIRVSLTPRPGESRTEEVLACQDILQSMGLRFFAPQISACPGCGRTTSTVFQELAGEIEDYIRAEMPMWKTAYPGVANLSIAVMGCIVNGPGESKHADIGISLPGTGEAPVAPVFIDGKKAHTLRGDNIAEEFQAILHDYIRTRFGRPDSKSKTGT, encoded by the coding sequence ATGGTCGCGCTGCAAGATATTATACGGCATAAAACAAAAGCTGTCACCGTCGGCAATGTCATGGTGGGCGGCGATGCTCCCGTTATTGTGCAAAGCATGACCAATACCGATACCGAAGATGCACAAGCGACTGCCGCACAGGTAAAAGAGCTTGCCCGCGCCGGGTCGGAAATCGTCCGCATTACCGTCAATACCGAAGCCGCCGCCGCTGCCGTGCCCGTCATCAAAGACCTGCTGCTGAAAGACGGTATTGATGTGCCGCTGGTCGGCTGTTTTCATTACAACGGCCACAAGCTGCTGAGCGAATATCCCGCCTGTGCCGAAGCGCTGGATAAATACCGCATCAATCCCGGCAATGTCGGTTTCGGCAAAAAACGCGACGGCCAGTTTGAAATGATGATCGAAGCCGCCGTCCGCCATAACCGCCCCGTGCGCATCGGCGTCAATTGGGGCAGCCTTGACCAGAAAATGCTGGCGGCATTAATGGATGAAAACGGACAATCCGCCGATCCGAAATCCGCTGATGAAGTGATGCGTGAAGCGCTGGTGCGCTCCGCCCTTGACAGCGCGGCGCAGGCCGAAGAAATCGGGCTTAAACGTGAACAGATTATCCTGTCGGCAAAAGTCAGCCGCGTGCAGGATCTGATTACCGTATACCGCGCTCTGGCGGAACGCAGCGATTACGCCCTGCATCTTGGGCTGACCGAGGCAGGCATGGGGCGCAAAGGTCTGATTGCCTCCGCCACCGCCATGTCGGTGTTATTGCAGGAAGGCATCGGTGATACCATCCGCGTTTCCCTGACGCCGCGCCCCGGCGAGTCACGCACGGAAGAGGTTCTGGCCTGTCAGGATATTCTGCAAAGCATGGGGCTGCGCTTTTTCGCGCCGCAAATCAGCGCCTGCCCCGGATGCGGACGCACGACCAGCACCGTCTTTCAGGAACTGGCCGGTGAAATCGAAGATTACATCCGCGCAGAAATGCCGATGTGGAAAACCGCCTATCCCGGCGTTGCGAATTTAAGCATCGCGGTCATGGGCTGCATCGTCAACGGGCCGGGCGAAAGCAAACATGCCGATATCGGCATCAGCCTGCCCGGAACGGGAGAAGCGCCGGTTGCGCCGGTCTTTATCGACGGCAAAAAGGCGCATACGCTGCGTGGCGACAATATCGCAGAAGAGTTTCAGGCTATTCTGCATGACTATATTCGCACCCGCTTCGGCCGCCCTGACAGCAAAAGCAAAACCGGCACCTAA
- a CDS encoding DMT family transporter gives MAVILMMMSVLAWSIYPVIAAWGVEQIAIWEFIFFSQVFSIGSAWLLLQLTPGASSVPYKRFFAYERKDKLRLLYNVIAFLGSQLCLLGSFAYITKSGATIAFETWPIFAMYLTPVLMKKSWEVIPARDYMFAIIALAGVVFILCPEVSNSFFIGDNVTMLHYGAILLPVFGGFLMAAASAFKASVAQNIEVKGHPVISLLSMQVAMGWYFLPITGAFALFWPGQESVYTAQNIFALAVVGIFILTMGALFYTWSLLRATRSNITVLWYFVPVFSAVWFWWTGTSAVTDYIIIGAILVISSNLLISTKADSKCAYMTTLVSLLAVGIFCYFTDGIPGLDDYYEAIGVPIVFFVILVAFTMDRLIRRDVTEENLAISILHRIFQSKNMTKAHRKIVVENVTQMLRTNNVEKINALYKKIIAIKYKNLADVAEDIDRLALSKTQNTNFGDLFVTALIAFMTVGVTIVFRIGDFVADAFCIGMTASVVFIFFTIVDLSNSRKSFHLEFKENGERVLADEVTRDNSSDIILSSILIFMLLTAFTGLLWYKHYGF, from the coding sequence ATGGCTGTAATCTTGATGATGATGTCGGTGCTGGCATGGAGCATCTATCCCGTTATTGCCGCATGGGGGGTGGAGCAGATTGCGATTTGGGAGTTTATTTTCTTTTCGCAGGTTTTCAGTATCGGTTCGGCATGGTTGTTGCTGCAATTGACCCCCGGCGCAAGCAGTGTGCCGTATAAGAGGTTTTTCGCCTATGAGCGTAAAGATAAATTGCGGCTTTTATACAATGTGATCGCGTTTCTGGGCTCGCAGCTTTGCCTTTTGGGGTCTTTTGCCTATATCACGAAATCCGGTGCGACAATCGCCTTTGAAACATGGCCGATTTTTGCCATGTATCTGACACCGGTCTTGATGAAAAAATCATGGGAGGTGATTCCGGCGCGTGATTATATGTTCGCAATTATCGCGCTTGCCGGTGTGGTTTTTATCCTCTGTCCCGAGGTGAGTAACAGTTTTTTTATCGGCGATAATGTCACGATGCTGCATTACGGTGCTATTCTTTTGCCTGTGTTCGGCGGTTTTCTGATGGCGGCAGCGTCGGCTTTCAAGGCAAGCGTGGCGCAGAATATCGAAGTGAAAGGGCATCCGGTTATTTCACTGCTGTCGATGCAGGTGGCAATGGGCTGGTATTTTCTGCCGATTACAGGAGCATTTGCGCTGTTCTGGCCGGGGCAGGAAAGTGTTTATACGGCGCAGAATATTTTTGCGCTGGCGGTGGTCGGTATCTTTATTCTGACGATGGGCGCGCTGTTTTATACATGGTCGCTGCTGCGGGCGACACGGTCGAATATTACGGTTCTGTGGTATTTTGTACCGGTTTTTTCCGCCGTCTGGTTCTGGTGGACGGGCACATCCGCCGTCACCGATTACATCATTATCGGTGCCATTCTGGTGATCAGTTCCAATCTGCTGATCTCGACCAAAGCGGATAGCAAATGCGCCTATATGACGACATTGGTCAGTCTGCTGGCAGTGGGGATTTTTTGCTATTTTACCGACGGTATTCCGGGGCTGGATGATTATTACGAGGCGATTGGCGTGCCGATTGTCTTTTTTGTCATTCTGGTCGCCTTTACGATGGACCGCCTGATCCGCCGTGATGTGACGGAAGAAAATCTGGCCATCAGTATTTTGCACAGAATATTCCAGAGCAAAAATATGACCAAGGCACACCGGAAGATCGTGGTGGAAAATGTGACGCAAATGCTGCGTACCAATAATGTTGAGAAAATCAACGCGCTGTATAAAAAAATCATCGCGATTAAGTATAAAAATCTTGCAGATGTTGCGGAAGATATTGACCGTCTGGCGCTGTCAAAAACCCAGAATACGAATTTCGGGGATTTGTTTGTAACGGCACTGATCGCCTTTATGACGGTCGGTGTGACCATCGTTTTCCGTATCGGTGATTTTGTTGCTGACGCTTTTTGCATCGGCATGACGGCTTCTGTGGTCTTTATCTTTTTCACGATTGTTGATCTCAGCAATTCCCGCAAAAGCTTTCATCTGGAGTTCAAGGAAAACGGCGAGCGTGTATTGGCGGATGAGGTCACGCGCGATAACAGCAGTGACATCATTCTTTCATCCATTTTGATTTTTATGCTACTGACGGCCTTTACCGGATTGCTTTGGTATAAGCATTATGGCTTTTAA
- the trmD gene encoding tRNA (guanosine(37)-N1)-methyltransferase TrmD, with protein sequence MLSIRVLTLFPDMFPGPLAGSLSGKALEKGVWSLEAVDIRGFAEDVHKTVDDTPFGGGAGMVMKPDIVSRAVESAVPRGRMVFLSPRGKPLTQEMVKEFAAEEHLTLLCGRYEGLDQRVIDYYDMEEVSIGDYVLSGGELGAMVLIDACVRLLDGVMGNAETPDEESFENGLLEYPHYTRPALWEAPDGSSYPVPDILTSGHHAKIAAWRHEQAESLTAERRPDLWEAYTQKKAAKSK encoded by the coding sequence ATGCTGTCCATACGCGTTTTGACATTATTCCCCGATATGTTCCCCGGTCCGCTGGCGGGCAGCCTGTCGGGAAAGGCTCTGGAAAAGGGAGTTTGGTCACTGGAGGCTGTGGATATTCGCGGCTTTGCCGAAGATGTCCACAAAACGGTTGATGACACGCCCTTTGGCGGCGGCGCAGGGATGGTGATGAAGCCTGATATTGTCAGCCGTGCCGTGGAAAGTGCTGTACCGCGCGGACGGATGGTGTTTTTGTCGCCGCGTGGAAAGCCGTTGACGCAGGAGATGGTCAAGGAATTTGCGGCGGAAGAGCATCTGACATTGCTGTGCGGCCGTTATGAAGGGCTGGATCAGCGCGTCATTGATTATTACGATATGGAAGAAGTCTCGATCGGTGATTATGTGCTGTCAGGCGGAGAGCTGGGGGCAATGGTACTGATAGATGCCTGTGTGCGCCTGCTGGACGGTGTGATGGGTAATGCCGAAACGCCGGATGAGGAAAGCTTTGAAAACGGGCTGCTGGAATATCCGCATTATACCCGCCCGGCACTGTGGGAAGCGCCTGATGGCAGCAGTTATCCGGTGCCGGACATCCTGACATCGGGGCATCATGCGAAAATCGCGGCATGGCGGCATGAGCAGGCGGAGTCCCTAACGGCGGAAAGGCGTCCTGATCTTTGGGAGGCTTATACGCAAAAAAAAGCGGCGAAATCAAAATAA
- the rplS gene encoding 50S ribosomal protein L19, with product MNEIEKFEQEQIAKLTAEKEIPDFSAGDTIRVNVRVIEGARERIQAYEGVCIARSGGGLNQSFTVRKISYGEGVERVFPLFSPRIESIVLVRRGDVRRAKLYYLRSRRGKSARISERTTGHGLDTKDSKVENVKSKTAAKVKKAEEKAAKAKKVAAG from the coding sequence ATGAATGAGATTGAAAAATTTGAGCAGGAACAAATTGCAAAGCTGACGGCGGAAAAAGAAATCCCCGATTTCAGCGCCGGTGACACGATCCGTGTCAATGTCCGCGTTATCGAAGGCGCGCGCGAACGTATTCAGGCCTATGAAGGTGTCTGCATCGCCCGTAGCGGCGGTGGGTTGAACCAGTCCTTCACAGTCCGCAAAATCAGCTATGGTGAAGGTGTGGAACGTGTCTTCCCGCTTTTTAGCCCGCGTATCGAATCGATTGTTCTGGTGCGCCGCGGTGATGTCCGCCGTGCGAAACTGTACTATCTGCGCAGCCGCCGCGGTAAATCCGCGCGTATTTCCGAGCGCACGACAGGTCACGGTCTTGATACCAAAGACAGCAAAGTTGAAAATGTTAAGTCGAAAACTGCGGCCAAAGTCAAAAAGGCTGAAGAAAAAGCGGCAAAAGCCAAGAAAGTTGCTGCCGGCTGA
- a CDS encoding ankyrin repeat domain-containing protein, with the protein MPGSGGGLENSNINSEAVENTLSIEDQFWNALRGDEEFDAQKWQELGIDLNIRNSDGYPAIVVAQKNSKIENVKKLILTGADAKLTGDDQYTLLMRAASRGDMDFITWLLDNTDIDINAQDKDGDTAVNEAVYHQKPKTAALLLDRDADPYILNYKKESLWDWARKTENQELMGLVYKRMYPVYENFTRTGHNSVTTSEKTPEGAVLSQTFNFTSRMVSTVVSGSNGPLSAEQSRFSAMPQRTIAAAGNAMRILHSRRQSQHGK; encoded by the coding sequence ATGCCCGGATCCGGCGGTGGATTAGAAAATTCCAACATAAACAGCGAAGCTGTTGAAAACACGCTCAGTATTGAAGATCAGTTCTGGAATGCGCTACGCGGCGATGAGGAATTTGACGCGCAAAAATGGCAGGAGCTGGGCATTGACCTGAATATCCGCAACAGCGACGGCTATCCGGCGATTGTTGTCGCGCAGAAAAACAGCAAAATAGAAAATGTCAAAAAACTCATTCTGACCGGTGCGGATGCCAAGCTGACGGGCGATGACCAATACACACTGCTGATGCGCGCCGCATCCCGCGGTGACATGGATTTCATCACATGGCTGCTGGATAATACCGATATCGACATCAATGCGCAGGATAAAGACGGCGATACCGCCGTCAATGAAGCGGTGTACCATCAAAAGCCGAAAACGGCCGCCCTGCTGCTGGATCGCGATGCCGACCCCTATATCCTGAATTACAAGAAAGAAAGCCTGTGGGACTGGGCAAGGAAAACCGAGAATCAGGAACTAATGGGGCTGGTCTATAAGCGGATGTATCCGGTATATGAGAATTTCACCCGGACCGGGCATAACAGCGTCACGACCAGCGAAAAAACACCCGAAGGCGCAGTCCTGTCCCAGACCTTTAATTTTACATCACGTATGGTCAGCACGGTTGTCTCCGGCTCGAACGGACCGCTGAGCGCAGAGCAGAGCCGCTTTTCCGCCATGCCCCAGCGCACAATTGCCGCCGCAGGCAACGCCATGCGCATCCTGCACAGCCGCCGCCAATCACAACACGGTAAATAA
- a CDS encoding ROK family protein — MYIGIDLGGTKTEIVALDRKNNEELYRKRVQTPKKSYDTVIRTIADLVIEAENYLKKTGTVGIGIPGAISPLTRKVKNANLQVLNGNSLEDSLGELLQREVRCANDANCLALSEAIDGAAAGYSVVFGAILGTGCGGGLAFSNKAWAGKNFVCGEWGHNPLPWMTKEEYPGHKCWCGQVGCQELYLSGTGFALDYAIKNTKGKVVTTGAEIIKRMHNGESAAKDCFDRYINRLSRALATVINLLDPDAIVLGGGMSNIDEIYDLVPQQLPDYVFGKEVMTPILRNQHGDSSGVRGAAWLFAEDKGWK; from the coding sequence ATGTATATCGGCATTGATCTTGGCGGCACAAAAACGGAAATCGTCGCGCTTGACCGTAAGAATAATGAAGAGCTGTACCGCAAACGCGTACAAACGCCGAAAAAGAGCTATGATACCGTCATCCGCACGATCGCCGATCTGGTGATCGAGGCGGAAAACTATCTGAAAAAAACCGGTACGGTCGGTATCGGTATCCCCGGCGCGATTTCACCGCTGACCCGCAAGGTCAAAAACGCCAATCTGCAGGTATTGAACGGCAATTCGCTTGAGGATTCTCTGGGAGAGCTGCTGCAGCGTGAAGTACGCTGTGCTAATGACGCCAATTGTCTTGCTTTGTCCGAGGCGATTGACGGTGCGGCGGCAGGATATTCCGTGGTGTTCGGCGCTATTCTGGGGACAGGTTGCGGCGGCGGTCTCGCTTTTAGCAACAAGGCATGGGCCGGCAAGAATTTCGTCTGCGGCGAATGGGGGCATAATCCGTTGCCCTGGATGACAAAGGAAGAATATCCGGGGCATAAATGCTGGTGCGGTCAGGTGGGTTGTCAGGAACTGTATCTCTCAGGTACCGGCTTTGCGCTGGATTACGCCATCAAAAACACCAAAGGCAAGGTCGTGACGACAGGGGCGGAAATCATCAAACGCATGCATAACGGTGAATCCGCAGCCAAGGATTGCTTTGACCGTTACATCAACCGCCTGTCCCGCGCCTTGGCAACCGTCATCAATCTGCTGGATCCCGATGCGATCGTGCTGGGCGGCGGTATGAGCAATATTGACGAAATTTATGATCTTGTCCCGCAGCAGCTGCCAGATTATGTTTTCGGCAAAGAAGTCATGACACCGATTTTGCGTAACCAGCACGGCGATTCAAGCGGTGTGCGCGGCGCGGCATGGCTGTTTGCGGAAGATAAAGGCTGGAAATAA
- the yaaA gene encoding peroxide stress protein YaaA — MLVLISPAKKLDFDSAAPCKDFTEPRFQKQTGELVALAKKLSRADLKRLMKLSDKLAELNYVRYQNFQPRFTPENAKQAAYAFRGDTYVGLDADTLSGDDLKYAQEHLRILSGLYGLLRPLDLMQPYRLEMGTKFANPKGEDLYDFWQDALTKAVNDDVSAQQGKAVINLASNEYIKAIKPAALGADFITPHFKEIKNGAPKVIGLFAKRARGAMARYIIQNRIDTPEQLKNFSDGGYQYRPELSTDSDFVFTRPG, encoded by the coding sequence ATGCTTGTTTTAATTTCGCCCGCAAAAAAACTTGATTTTGACAGCGCCGCCCCTTGCAAAGACTTTACCGAACCGCGCTTTCAAAAACAAACCGGTGAGCTGGTTGCGCTGGCCAAGAAACTAAGCCGCGCCGATCTGAAACGCCTGATGAAATTATCAGACAAACTGGCGGAGCTGAATTATGTGCGTTACCAGAACTTTCAGCCGCGCTTTACGCCCGAGAACGCCAAACAGGCCGCTTATGCTTTTCGCGGTGATACTTATGTCGGGCTGGATGCGGATACGCTGTCCGGTGATGATTTAAAATATGCGCAGGAGCATTTAAGAATTTTATCCGGTCTTTACGGGCTGCTGCGCCCGCTGGATCTGATGCAGCCCTACCGTCTTGAGATGGGCACGAAATTCGCCAATCCGAAAGGCGAGGATCTGTATGATTTCTGGCAGGATGCCCTGACCAAAGCCGTTAATGACGATGTCAGCGCACAGCAGGGCAAGGCCGTCATAAATCTTGCCTCAAACGAATATATCAAAGCCATCAAACCGGCGGCGCTGGGCGCGGATTTTATCACCCCGCATTTCAAGGAAATCAAAAACGGCGCGCCGAAGGTAATCGGATTATTTGCCAAACGCGCACGCGGTGCGATGGCGCGTTACATTATCCAAAACCGCATCGACACACCAGAGCAGCTGAAGAACTTTTCCGATGGCGGCTATCAATACCGGCCGGAGCTGTCCACGGATAGCGATTTTGTCTTTACCCGCCCCGGCTGA
- a CDS encoding aminotransferase class I/II-fold pyridoxal phosphate-dependent enzyme gives MKLHPTPESPTLVMHNMASLRETAGQPVIKFGFGQSPFPPPAVVIEALRANAHRHDYTPVAGIPALRQAVAAHHKQFDDIDCTDKNILISAGSKALLYAAMAAFQNAAVIIPAPAWVSYGPQAELIGHEIVPLPRMAGKDWRITPDDLQQAADQCSAGRDKILIFNAPGNPDGICYAADELQALAEVARKNDMLVISDEIYGRLHFENAHLSMARFYPEKTVVTSGLSKWGGAGGWRLGTAVVPEALSDLRDAMLGILSEIVSCAPTPIQMAALTAYQDSPEMQDALTRRRNILKAIGTHSYEVLTSAGIGCTKPEGGFYCFVDFMPMQDVFAKRGIKDSYGLCEALLQETGVALLAGQAFGMAPDYLSARLAFVDFDGRAALDAAKTENVDEAFLQKYCGKTCQGLAAIKTWLEGLK, from the coding sequence ATGAAGCTTCACCCCACACCGGAATCCCCGACACTTGTCATGCATAATATGGCTTCCTTGCGTGAAACCGCAGGCCAGCCTGTGATTAAATTCGGTTTTGGCCAGTCACCTTTTCCGCCGCCGGCGGTGGTGATTGAAGCATTACGCGCCAATGCCCACCGCCATGACTACACGCCTGTTGCGGGTATTCCGGCATTAAGGCAGGCGGTTGCCGCGCATCACAAGCAATTCGACGACATTGACTGCACGGATAAAAATATCCTGATCAGCGCGGGGTCCAAGGCGCTGCTTTATGCCGCGATGGCAGCTTTTCAAAATGCGGCGGTGATTATTCCCGCCCCTGCATGGGTGTCCTACGGGCCGCAGGCTGAATTGATCGGTCATGAGATTGTCCCCCTGCCGCGTATGGCAGGGAAAGACTGGCGGATTACGCCTGATGATTTGCAACAAGCAGCAGATCAATGCAGCGCAGGGCGTGATAAAATCCTGATTTTCAATGCGCCGGGAAATCCTGACGGTATTTGCTATGCGGCGGACGAGCTGCAAGCGCTGGCGGAAGTTGCACGGAAAAACGATATGCTGGTTATTTCGGATGAAATCTATGGGCGCTTGCATTTTGAGAACGCCCATTTAAGCATGGCGCGTTTTTATCCTGAAAAAACCGTCGTCACATCCGGTCTGTCAAAATGGGGCGGCGCAGGCGGCTGGCGTCTGGGGACGGCAGTTGTACCGGAAGCTTTGTCTGATTTGCGGGATGCGATGCTGGGGATTTTGTCCGAAATCGTCTCTTGTGCGCCGACGCCTATACAGATGGCGGCGCTGACCGCTTATCAGGACAGCCCCGAAATGCAGGATGCGCTGACCCGCCGCCGCAATATTCTGAAAGCAATCGGGACACATAGTTACGAGGTGCTGACATCTGCCGGGATCGGCTGCACCAAACCGGAAGGCGGCTTTTACTGCTTTGTCGATTTTATGCCGATGCAGGATGTTTTTGCCAAGCGCGGGATTAAGGATTCCTACGGCTTGTGTGAAGCCCTGCTACAGGAAACAGGTGTGGCGCTTTTGGCCGGTCAGGCATTCGGTATGGCGCCGGATTATCTGTCGGCGCGGCTGGCCTTTGTTGATTTTGACGGACGCGCAGCGCTGGACGCGGCGAAGACGGAAAATGTCGATGAGGCATTCTTACAAAAATATTGCGGTAAAACCTGTCAGGGACTTGCTGCGATCAAGACATGGCTGGAAGGGCTGAAATAG
- a CDS encoding histone, with translation MSTKATTKKAATPSKPATAKKKAAPAKKTAAKTATKTAKTAAKTAKASTAKKTSAAKKPAVKKAAAKPAAKKTVTKKPVAKKAAAKKPAVKKAAAKPAAKKVAAKKPAAKKPTKTKK, from the coding sequence ATGAGCACAAAAGCGACGACCAAGAAGGCGGCGACGCCTTCCAAACCCGCGACGGCAAAAAAGAAAGCTGCTCCGGCTAAGAAAACTGCTGCAAAGACGGCGACAAAAACTGCAAAAACAGCAGCCAAAACCGCCAAAGCCTCTACTGCCAAGAAGACAAGTGCCGCCAAAAAACCTGCCGTTAAAAAAGCGGCTGCAAAACCCGCGGCAAAGAAAACCGTTACCAAGAAACCTGTTGCCAAGAAAGCTGCGGCAAAAAAGCCTGCTGTTAAAAAAGCAGCCGCCAAACCCGCAGCAAAGAAAGTTGCGGCGAAAAAGCCTGCCGCCAAGAAACCGACCAAGACAAAAAAATAA
- the mltG gene encoding endolytic transglycosylase MltG, with translation MKALFHALFSLFILAVIVAASAGLWSYHELHKPGPLDTDRVILIAPGASVPAIARQLKNDGIIRYDWVFLLGTRIKKADKQLRAGEYDILAHSSAAEVIDVLVSGKMHQNRLTIPEGLTSWQIIAMLNADETLTGEIETVPKDGTLFPETYYFTRGTTRNDLIRRMQMQMSKMLEEEWEKREDGLPYKTLEEAVIMASIVEKETGIAGERARVAGVFLNRLKRGMPLQTDPTVIYALTDGGKKPMDRPLYKKDLSLAHPYNTYQIAGLPPGPICHPGYDSIVATLHPEKHNYLYFVADGSGGHAFAATLKEHNRNVSAWRKHTRGK, from the coding sequence ATGAAAGCTTTGTTCCACGCCCTGTTTTCGCTTTTTATTCTGGCTGTGATTGTCGCCGCAAGCGCCGGGCTGTGGAGCTATCACGAATTACACAAACCCGGCCCGCTTGACACAGATCGTGTCATACTCATTGCCCCCGGCGCGTCCGTTCCCGCCATCGCACGGCAGCTGAAAAATGACGGCATCATCCGTTACGACTGGGTGTTCCTGCTGGGAACGCGTATCAAAAAAGCCGATAAACAGCTGCGCGCAGGGGAATATGATATTCTCGCCCACAGCTCCGCTGCGGAAGTGATCGATGTTCTTGTCTCGGGCAAGATGCACCAGAACCGCCTGACCATTCCCGAAGGGCTGACCTCGTGGCAGATTATTGCCATGCTGAATGCGGATGAAACATTGACCGGCGAGATTGAAACAGTGCCGAAAGACGGCACACTCTTCCCTGAAACCTATTATTTCACGCGCGGCACCACGCGCAATGATCTGATCCGGCGCATGCAGATGCAAATGAGCAAAATGCTGGAAGAGGAATGGGAAAAACGCGAAGACGGCTTGCCTTACAAAACACTGGAGGAGGCCGTCATCATGGCCTCTATCGTTGAAAAAGAAACAGGTATCGCGGGTGAGCGTGCGCGCGTGGCCGGCGTATTTCTGAACCGCCTGAAACGCGGTATGCCGCTGCAAACCGACCCGACGGTGATTTATGCGCTGACCGACGGCGGCAAAAAACCGATGGACCGTCCGCTTTACAAAAAAGACCTGTCCCTTGCCCATCCTTACAACACGTATCAGATTGCCGGATTGCCGCCCGGACCGATCTGCCATCCGGGCTATGACAGCATTGTGGCGACATTGCATCCTGAAAAACACAATTACCTGTATTTTGTCGCCGATGGCAGCGGCGGCCATGCTTTTGCCGCAACGCTAAAAGAGCACAACCGCAACGTTTCCGCATGGCGCAAACACACGCGCGGAAAATAA
- the fabF gene encoding beta-ketoacyl-ACP synthase II has translation MRRVVVTGLGMVSPLGVGVGHNWQEISSGVSGIRNIKSFDPSDMPSQVAGEVPLTSWEDAPAQGALTLEDYISSKDQRKMDKFIHFALIAAQEAVEHSGWVAATPEQQNRTGVLIGSGIGGLINIHDNSIILQEKGPRRISPFFIPSSLINLASGQVSIKYGFKGPNHSVVTACATGTHAIGDAARLIMLDDADVIVAGGAEAAISRIGVGGFAACRALSTGYNDSPEKATRPFDKGRDGFVIAEGAGVVVLEELEHAKARGATIYGEVIGYGMSGDAYHVTSPAEDGDGGFRSMQNALRRAGISADDVDYINAHGTSTPLGDDIELRAVKRLFGDAIKNIAMSSTKSSIGHLLGAAGAVEAIYTLKAMETGIVPPTLNLDDPSDACEGFNLVPHKAQEKQVNVALSNSFGFGGTNASLVFRKV, from the coding sequence ATGAGACGCGTTGTTGTGACAGGACTTGGCATGGTCAGCCCGCTGGGCGTCGGTGTCGGGCATAACTGGCAGGAAATTTCGTCTGGCGTATCCGGCATCCGCAATATCAAAAGCTTTGACCCTTCCGATATGCCCTCGCAGGTCGCAGGGGAAGTGCCGCTGACATCATGGGAGGATGCTCCCGCGCAAGGCGCGTTAACGCTTGAGGATTACATTTCTTCAAAAGACCAGCGCAAAATGGATAAATTCATTCATTTCGCCCTGATCGCCGCGCAGGAAGCCGTGGAACACAGCGGCTGGGTTGCCGCGACGCCGGAACAGCAAAACCGCACCGGTGTGCTGATCGGATCGGGCATCGGCGGATTGATCAATATTCATGACAATTCCATCATTTTACAGGAAAAAGGCCCGCGCCGGATTTCCCCTTTCTTTATTCCCTCTTCCCTGATCAATCTGGCTTCGGGGCAGGTCTCGATCAAATACGGTTTTAAAGGCCCGAACCATTCCGTCGTCACGGCCTGTGCCACGGGCACGCATGCGATCGGTGATGCCGCGCGCCTGATTATGCTGGATGATGCCGATGTCATCGTTGCCGGCGGTGCCGAAGCCGCCATCAGCCGCATCGGTGTCGGCGGTTTTGCCGCCTGCCGTGCCTTATCCACCGGATATAATGACAGCCCGGAAAAAGCCACGCGTCCCTTTGATAAAGGTCGCGACGGTTTTGTGATTGCCGAAGGTGCAGGCGTTGTTGTGCTGGAAGAGCTGGAACATGCGAAAGCCCGCGGTGCGACAATTTACGGTGAAGTGATCGGTTACGGCATGTCCGGTGATGCGTATCATGTGACATCCCCCGCCGAAGACGGCGACGGCGGTTTCCGTTCCATGCAGAATGCTTTGCGCCGCGCCGGAATTTCCGCCGATGATGTCGATTATATCAATGCACATGGTACATCAACACCCCTGGGCGATGATATTGAACTGCGCGCCGTGAAAAGACTGTTCGGTGATGCCATCAAAAACATCGCCATGTCTTCGACAAAATCATCCATCGGCCATCTGCTGGGTGCTGCCGGTGCGGTTGAAGCCATCTACACGCTGAAAGCGATGGAAACCGGTATCGTTCCGCCGACGCTTAATCTGGATGATCCCTCGGATGCCTGCGAAGGTTTCAATCTGGTGCCGCATAAGGCACAGGAAAAACAGGTCAATGTTGCACTGTCGAATTCTTTCGGTTTCGGCGGCACCAATGCCTCACTTGTTTTCCGCAAAGTATAA